The Rhinoderma darwinii isolate aRhiDar2 chromosome 11, aRhiDar2.hap1, whole genome shotgun sequence genome window below encodes:
- the SLC25A28 gene encoding mitoferrin-2 isoform X2 produces the protein MFDWSELVRIQRKSMPAASHRVTRREGVRSEASSLTHCWIASFPFLSPKCPRIQDWKKLKIIRAAGCVATLLHDAAMNPAEVIKQRMQMYNSPYRRVTDCMRAVWRKEGAGAFYRSYTTQLTMNIPFQAIHFMTYEFLQEHLNPHRQYNPGSHMVSGACAGAVAAAATTPLDVCKTLLNTQESLALNTSGHITGMANAFRTVYQIGGVAAYFRGVQARVIYQMPSTAIAWSVYEFFKYMITKRQEERRAGR, from the exons ATGTTTGACTGGTCTGAGCTTGTTAGAATCCAGCGCAAGTCCATGCCAGCAGCGAGTCACCGGGTGACGAGAAGAGAGGGCGTCCGATCAGAGGCCTCTTCCCTTACTCATTGCTGGATTGCATCTTTTCCCTTTTTATCACCTAAGTGCCCCAGGATTCAGGATTGGAAAAAGCTAAAAATAATAA GGGCCGCTGGGTGCGTAGCGACACTGTTACATGACGCAGCTATGAATCCCGCAGAAG TGATCAAGCAGAGGATGCAGATGTACAATTCGCCATACCGGCGAGTCACTGACTGCATGAGGGCGGTGTGGCGGAAGGAGGGCGCTGGTGCCTTTTACAGAAGCTACACGACCCAACTGACTATGAATATCCCCTTCCAGGCCATACACTTCATGACTTACGAGTTCTTGCAGGAGCATCTAAATCCTCACCGACAGTACAACCCGGGCTCCCACATGGTCTCGGGGGCGTGCGCGGGAGCGGTGGCTGCTGCCGCCACCACGCCACTGGACGTTTGTAAAACCTTACTCAACACGCAGGAATCTCTGGCCTTGAACACGAGTGGACATATCACCGGCATGGCTAATGCCTTCAGGACGGTTTACCAAATAGGTGGCGTGGCTGCCTACTTCCGGGGTGTTCAGGCCAGGGTCATCTATCAGATGCCCTCAACGGCCATCGCGTGGTCTGTGTACGAGTTCTTCAAATACATGATCACCAAGCGCCAGGAGGAAAGGAGGGCCGGCCGCTGA